One stretch of Roseibium sp. HPY-6 DNA includes these proteins:
- a CDS encoding glycine betaine ABC transporter substrate-binding protein: MSTEVELTNLWEVFMGKFKSLALSATVVMSTAVGAMAQEVVKVAEPNWASGRAMAGLIKVVIEDKLGGKAELVPGTNAVIFKAMDRGKGEIDVHPDVWLPNQSNFTDEYVDQNKSVALSNGSYEGFSAFCAPKKFAEENNIKSVFDLATPEVAQLMDRDGDGMGDIWVGAPGWASTKINSVKVRDYGITNFFKPIEAEEEVATASISDALNKGEGYAFYCYAPHYNWFVFDMVRLDEPAYDPAKYNMKQPAEDPKWFENSKVETGDKPKTIHVGYSKSLETRTPSVAAFLANIDMDTDSVNNFTHEIVVKKRSSEDVAREWIAANSDRVDAWLGLN; the protein is encoded by the coding sequence ATGTCAACCGAAGTTGAACTCACCAACCTGTGGGAGGTCTTCATGGGTAAATTCAAGTCGCTGGCCCTGTCAGCAACAGTTGTTATGAGTACTGCAGTGGGCGCAATGGCCCAGGAAGTGGTGAAAGTCGCTGAACCGAATTGGGCTAGTGGACGTGCCATGGCAGGTCTCATCAAAGTCGTGATTGAGGATAAGCTCGGCGGCAAAGCTGAGTTGGTACCAGGAACGAATGCCGTTATTTTCAAAGCGATGGATCGCGGTAAGGGCGAAATTGACGTCCATCCAGACGTCTGGCTGCCAAACCAGTCAAACTTTACAGATGAATATGTAGATCAGAACAAATCCGTTGCACTGAGCAACGGCAGCTATGAAGGCTTTTCAGCTTTCTGCGCTCCAAAAAAGTTCGCAGAAGAGAACAACATCAAGAGCGTGTTCGATCTTGCGACTCCCGAAGTCGCCCAGCTGATGGATAGAGACGGCGACGGAATGGGCGACATTTGGGTTGGAGCTCCTGGTTGGGCATCTACCAAGATCAACTCCGTTAAGGTGCGCGACTACGGCATCACCAACTTCTTCAAACCGATCGAAGCCGAAGAAGAAGTTGCGACGGCATCAATTTCAGACGCTCTGAACAAGGGTGAAGGCTACGCATTCTATTGCTATGCACCCCACTACAACTGGTTTGTGTTCGATATGGTCCGTCTGGACGAGCCGGCATATGACCCGGCAAAATACAACATGAAGCAGCCCGCAGAAGATCCGAAGTGGTTTGAGAACTCCAAGGTCGAAACCGGCGACAAGCCGAAAACGATACATGTCGGCTATTCCAAGTCTCTGGAAACGCGCACACCAAGCGTGGCTGCATTCCTCGCAAACATCGATATGGACACCGACAGCGTGAATAATTTCACGCACGAAATAGTCGTGAAAAAACGGTCAAGTGAAGACGTCGCTCGCGAGTGGATCGCGGCGAATTCCGACCGTGTCGATGCTTGGCTGGGACTGAATTAG
- the lpdA gene encoding dihydrolipoyl dehydrogenase produces the protein MSDQAFDMVVIGAGPGGYVAAIRGAQLGLNVACIEREHLGGICLNWGCIPTKAMLRSVDVLHLAQRAKEFGLNIDTATHDLGAIVKRSRSVAKRLSNGVGYLFRKNKVTSIMGEARLAAKGEVVVTNDDGEQTLHSDNIVVATGARARQLPRLEADGKRVWAYKHALQPPHEPKKLLVIGSGAIGIEFASFYNGIGARVTVVEVLERVLPAEDAEIAALASKAFVKQGMRILEGSKVTDLDRRDDRVVARIQTPDGIVEEEFDTVISAVGITGNVEGLGLEEAGVKVDRGHIVTDPYCRTGVDGLYAIGDVVAGPWLAHKASHEGVMVSEMIAGLTGHPVKPETIAGCTYCNPQVASVGLTEDQAREAGYEVKVGRFPFQGNGKAIALGETQGMIKTVFDAKTDELLGAHMVGSEVTELIQGYVVGQKLESTGQDLMETVFPHPTLSEMMHESVLDAYGRVIHI, from the coding sequence ATGTCTGATCAGGCTTTTGATATGGTTGTCATCGGTGCGGGACCCGGCGGTTACGTTGCTGCGATCCGGGGTGCGCAGCTCGGCTTGAATGTCGCCTGCATCGAACGCGAACATCTTGGCGGCATCTGTCTCAACTGGGGATGCATTCCAACCAAAGCGATGCTGCGCTCCGTAGATGTCTTGCATCTGGCACAGCGTGCCAAGGAATTCGGACTGAATATCGATACCGCGACCCATGATCTTGGAGCCATCGTCAAACGCTCTCGATCGGTTGCAAAGAGACTGTCGAACGGCGTGGGTTACCTTTTCCGCAAAAACAAGGTGACAAGCATCATGGGCGAGGCTCGTCTGGCCGCGAAAGGCGAGGTTGTCGTCACCAATGATGACGGGGAACAGACACTTCACTCGGACAACATCGTTGTGGCCACCGGTGCGCGGGCGCGGCAGTTGCCCAGGCTGGAAGCTGACGGCAAGAGGGTCTGGGCCTACAAGCACGCCTTGCAGCCTCCCCACGAGCCAAAGAAACTCCTTGTTATCGGATCAGGTGCCATCGGGATTGAGTTCGCCAGCTTTTACAATGGGATTGGCGCGCGGGTGACTGTTGTCGAGGTGTTGGAGCGCGTCTTGCCCGCTGAAGATGCCGAGATAGCTGCTTTGGCCAGCAAGGCCTTTGTCAAACAAGGCATGAGAATTCTAGAAGGCAGCAAGGTCACCGATCTTGATCGCCGCGACGACAGGGTCGTGGCCCGTATCCAGACACCGGACGGTATCGTCGAAGAAGAGTTCGACACCGTAATTTCCGCCGTCGGCATCACAGGCAACGTCGAAGGGCTGGGTCTTGAGGAAGCGGGGGTCAAGGTGGACCGCGGGCATATCGTCACCGACCCTTATTGCCGCACCGGCGTCGACGGTCTTTATGCGATTGGGGATGTGGTAGCCGGTCCCTGGCTTGCGCACAAAGCCAGTCATGAGGGCGTTATGGTGTCGGAGATGATCGCAGGTCTGACCGGACATCCGGTCAAACCCGAAACTATTGCAGGCTGTACCTATTGCAACCCGCAGGTTGCCAGCGTCGGTCTCACCGAGGATCAGGCGAGAGAGGCCGGATACGAAGTGAAAGTCGGCCGCTTTCCGTTTCAGGGCAACGGCAAGGCCATCGCTCTTGGCGAAACGCAGGGCATGATCAAGACCGTATTTGACGCCAAGACCGATGAACTGCTGGGAGCACATATGGTGGGTTCAGAGGTAACGGAACTCATCCAGGGCTACGTGGTTGGTCAGAAACTGGAATCCACCGGACAAGACCTGATGGAAACCGTCTTCCCGCATCCGACTTTGAGCGAAATGATGCATGAGAGCGTGCTCGACGCTTATGGACGCGTCATCCACATCTGA
- a CDS encoding sigma 54-interacting transcriptional regulator — MGELAHRQPFDETIKASWERCERRHGLVRTTAKPVLRLQASEIAPRLDELVDRSGGRHGVFSELSKLGIDAGHCLVVTDSDGIVVRFESPSATREAFEANGIGLGSCWDERIAGTNGVSVAMGAGDAVTVRGTQHYHTSLTAFACTAVPMLDADNETIGAVSLSAFDRGSPTDYLIAKKLLLSAVGRIQSKLFEAKYADYTIVTVTSAGPADLLRREGLVAIDGQGTILSSTIWANELAGLPKETNLCGQQFDGVFGTASDTFKSVPTRMASVGSDQRSGLSYAVRKPVADARYTPGWQSPNPAENRRENGQLSPDLFSDSHEMAKACARVEAYIKRATPIVIEGESGTGKSALVSAISSGLGLGREQIVTVDCASIWDSQADRDYVQNLYSQARVVDAFGPEGQGITVLVLDNVGELPAFAQSGLRKLVEEFERDASPLDMQHAKPGLRIVAISRESLFAAVEEGRFREDLYYLLAGAVVELPPLREREGLRELCQRVGSQLAGTDVEITEEAHEMLAASDWPGNVRELRNVLQQALFEGNGTRISLLDLQPSLRRISRQTVRQQRTNSSRQAIRLPVYDERQMLLDALTGTNWNVSKAARALGIGRATINRKIKQHGLLRPC, encoded by the coding sequence ATGGGCGAGCTTGCGCATAGGCAACCCTTTGACGAAACGATCAAGGCATCCTGGGAGAGATGTGAGCGGCGACACGGTCTCGTAAGGACCACCGCGAAGCCGGTGTTACGGCTGCAGGCGTCCGAAATCGCGCCACGCCTTGACGAACTGGTCGATCGAAGCGGTGGAAGACACGGGGTCTTCAGCGAACTGTCCAAACTGGGCATTGATGCGGGACATTGCCTGGTGGTCACCGACTCTGATGGCATTGTCGTACGGTTTGAAAGCCCGTCCGCTACTCGTGAAGCATTCGAGGCCAACGGTATTGGACTAGGATCTTGCTGGGATGAGCGGATTGCCGGGACCAATGGTGTTAGCGTGGCCATGGGAGCTGGCGATGCCGTCACCGTGCGTGGTACGCAGCATTATCACACCAGCCTGACGGCTTTTGCCTGCACGGCCGTGCCGATGCTTGATGCGGACAACGAAACCATCGGGGCGGTAAGCCTTTCGGCGTTCGATCGCGGCAGTCCAACCGACTATTTGATCGCAAAGAAACTGTTGCTGTCTGCCGTTGGCAGGATCCAGAGCAAACTCTTTGAAGCGAAGTATGCAGACTACACAATTGTGACCGTCACCTCAGCAGGGCCTGCCGATCTTTTGCGGCGCGAGGGTCTTGTCGCGATTGATGGCCAAGGCACAATCCTCAGCAGTACAATCTGGGCAAATGAGCTCGCAGGGCTTCCAAAGGAAACCAACCTGTGCGGACAGCAATTCGATGGTGTTTTTGGTACTGCGTCCGACACGTTCAAATCTGTTCCAACCCGGATGGCGAGCGTCGGTTCAGACCAGCGTTCAGGGTTGAGTTATGCGGTCCGTAAACCAGTTGCCGATGCCAGATACACACCCGGCTGGCAAAGTCCCAATCCGGCTGAAAATCGCCGCGAGAACGGACAATTGTCGCCAGACTTGTTTAGCGATAGCCATGAAATGGCGAAGGCTTGCGCCAGGGTGGAGGCGTATATAAAGCGCGCCACGCCCATAGTGATTGAAGGCGAGTCGGGAACCGGAAAGTCTGCTCTTGTTAGCGCAATCAGCAGTGGGCTTGGGCTTGGGCGTGAGCAGATCGTAACTGTGGACTGTGCCTCAATCTGGGACTCGCAGGCCGATCGGGATTATGTTCAAAACCTCTATAGCCAGGCCCGCGTTGTCGACGCATTTGGTCCTGAAGGGCAGGGCATCACCGTACTGGTCTTGGACAATGTCGGCGAACTGCCTGCATTTGCTCAATCGGGCCTGCGCAAGCTGGTGGAAGAGTTCGAACGCGATGCTTCGCCTTTGGATATGCAACACGCGAAGCCCGGATTGAGGATCGTGGCTATCAGCCGTGAGAGCCTATTTGCAGCAGTAGAAGAGGGACGGTTTCGAGAAGATCTTTATTACTTGCTGGCCGGGGCCGTTGTTGAACTCCCACCCTTGCGTGAGCGGGAAGGTCTAAGGGAATTGTGTCAGCGGGTGGGATCACAACTTGCCGGCACTGACGTTGAGATCACAGAAGAGGCGCATGAGATGCTCGCGGCATCTGACTGGCCGGGCAATGTCCGGGAGCTGCGCAACGTATTGCAACAAGCGCTGTTTGAGGGGAACGGAACGCGCATTTCGTTGTTGGACCTGCAGCCGTCATTGAGGCGGATTTCGCGTCAGACTGTTAGGCAGCAACGGACAAACAGCTCTCGTCAAGCGATACGGTTGCCGGTCTATGATGAAAGACAGATGTTGTTGGATGCCCTGACAGGCACAAATTGGAACGTATCGAAAGCTGCCCGCGCCCTGGGAATTGGGCGGGCCACGATCAATCGGAAGATCAAGCAGCACGGGCTCTTGCGTCCGTGCTGA
- a CDS encoding GntR family transcriptional regulator — protein MAEGANGAVHRKDEAFRDIERMIVNGDLEPGRWVSETDLVEVSGHTRAPVRSAIQRLADEGLLVIVPRRGAQIVPIDHTEQFRALELRRVVEMLVARSASKRATPAQRKKFAEIANGFRETAISTEQSIMTELDAQCFALLISASDNRFAARALTSVKGLSRRFWVFNQEQYGDVKKMATAHAAVADAVSRADEKAAEIAVSELIDYVEEFTLAVVGFDIGKSKTG, from the coding sequence TTGGCAGAAGGTGCAAATGGCGCGGTCCATCGCAAAGATGAAGCCTTCCGGGACATCGAACGCATGATTGTAAACGGTGACCTGGAACCCGGCCGATGGGTTTCCGAGACCGATCTTGTTGAGGTTTCAGGTCACACACGTGCGCCCGTCAGATCTGCCATTCAACGCCTTGCCGACGAAGGTCTTCTTGTCATTGTGCCAAGACGCGGCGCGCAAATCGTCCCGATTGATCACACCGAACAGTTTCGCGCACTTGAGTTGCGACGCGTCGTTGAGATGCTGGTTGCAAGATCTGCTTCCAAACGGGCAACTCCTGCCCAACGAAAAAAGTTTGCGGAGATTGCAAACGGTTTTAGAGAAACTGCAATTTCGACTGAACAGTCCATCATGACCGAATTGGATGCTCAGTGTTTTGCATTGCTGATAAGCGCTTCCGACAACAGATTTGCCGCCAGGGCGCTTACCTCCGTCAAGGGACTTTCAAGGAGGTTTTGGGTATTCAATCAGGAACAATATGGTGACGTAAAGAAGATGGCGACAGCTCATGCCGCCGTCGCGGATGCCGTTTCCAGGGCTGATGAGAAAGCTGCAGAGATCGCCGTTTCGGAGCTCATTGACTATGTCGAGGAATTTACGCTCGCTGTTGTTGGGTTTGACATTGGCAAGTCGAAGACCGGTTGA
- a CDS encoding GYD domain-containing protein, which yields MSITVLMMIKYENDKKAEMLKSVSDRAEVSKNAVAAMGGKLLHAYGTAGEFDMIFIYEMPDMTSVAANMMLADASGMSKHHKIIPLFSNDEFLAAQKKAGEMTHTYSAAGDK from the coding sequence ATGTCGATCACAGTGTTGATGATGATCAAATACGAAAATGACAAGAAAGCCGAGATGCTCAAATCCGTGAGCGACCGTGCGGAAGTTTCGAAAAACGCGGTCGCTGCCATGGGCGGAAAACTTCTCCACGCATATGGCACCGCCGGTGAATTCGACATGATTTTCATTTACGAGATGCCCGATATGACATCAGTTGCGGCCAACATGATGCTTGCGGACGCCAGCGGAATGTCAAAGCATCACAAGATCATCCCTCTGTTTTCCAATGATGAATTTCTGGCAGCACAGAAAAAGGCCGGGGAGATGACACATACCTACTCCGCGGCAGGTGATAAGTGA
- a CDS encoding betaine/proline/choline family ABC transporter ATP-binding protein (Members of the family are the ATP-binding subunit of ABC transporters for substrates such as betaine, L-proline or other amino acids, choline, carnitine, etc. The substrate specificity is best determined from the substrate-binding subunit, rather than this subunit, as it interacts with the permease subunit and not with substrate directly.) yields MRTQARQGGRLTNQPRQNLQSVIDLEGVWKIFGSRQHDAMAAIQKDGLTKAEVLEQFDCVVGVADATFKVNQGEIFCIMGLSGSGKSTLVRHVNRLLAPTAGKVKVSGVDIMSLDEEQLLKVRNENIAMVFQNFGLLPHRSVRDNVAMPLEIRGYSQNARWKAAEEALALVELAEWKDKFAHELSGGMQQRVGLARAIAADADVLLMDEPFSALDPLIRRQLQDEFMKLADKMHKTTLFITHDLEEAVRIGDRIAIMKDGVIVQTGTPEEIIMNPADDYVMDFVAGISRINLIRGHSLAKPLAEFEKLNGKLPEDALTVSGNDTLRQIIVKSANTEGAILVKDEDIGTMGVITKNDILNGVIKGTEDQ; encoded by the coding sequence ATGCGCACTCAAGCGCGGCAAGGGGGTCGTTTGACCAACCAACCACGGCAAAACCTGCAATCCGTGATCGATCTCGAAGGGGTCTGGAAAATCTTCGGCTCACGGCAGCACGACGCGATGGCTGCAATTCAAAAAGACGGCCTGACAAAGGCGGAGGTGCTTGAACAGTTTGATTGCGTGGTTGGAGTAGCTGATGCGACGTTCAAGGTCAATCAGGGCGAAATCTTCTGCATCATGGGCTTGTCAGGTTCCGGGAAGTCCACGCTGGTTCGACATGTAAACCGCCTCCTGGCACCGACGGCGGGCAAAGTAAAAGTCAGTGGTGTCGACATCATGTCACTTGATGAAGAACAACTCCTCAAGGTGCGCAATGAGAACATTGCGATGGTCTTTCAGAACTTTGGCTTACTGCCGCATCGTTCCGTACGCGACAACGTGGCAATGCCGCTTGAAATACGTGGGTATTCACAAAACGCACGCTGGAAAGCAGCAGAGGAGGCGCTTGCGCTTGTTGAATTGGCTGAATGGAAAGACAAGTTCGCACACGAGTTATCAGGCGGAATGCAGCAGCGTGTGGGACTTGCCCGGGCCATCGCGGCCGACGCCGACGTTCTTCTGATGGATGAACCGTTCAGTGCACTTGACCCGCTGATCAGGCGGCAGTTGCAGGATGAGTTCATGAAGCTCGCCGACAAGATGCACAAAACAACACTCTTTATCACTCACGACCTGGAAGAGGCCGTTCGGATCGGAGATCGCATCGCAATCATGAAAGATGGTGTGATCGTCCAAACTGGCACACCAGAAGAGATCATCATGAATCCTGCCGACGACTACGTCATGGATTTCGTCGCCGGGATTTCGAGAATAAATCTTATTCGCGGCCACAGCTTGGCCAAACCTCTGGCCGAGTTCGAAAAACTGAACGGCAAACTGCCAGAGGATGCCTTGACCGTCTCGGGCAACGACACGCTGCGCCAGATCATTGTCAAATCAGCAAACACTGAAGGCGCGATCCTCGTCAAAGATGAGGACATCGGCACGATGGGCGTCATCACAAAGAACGACATCCTCAACGGCGTAATAAAGGGGACGGAGGACCAATGA
- a CDS encoding ABC transporter permease subunit, with product MTAVTDHIAVPADTSADSTVKQFVSVNDAYYEEQFKSIGDKRGFTFTWNWAAFLLGSIWYGMRSLWSYFLPFVALETLAVVQLARGIWGDLGAPILARLPGIEATLEQRYTQLAEAKENAPDKVAGFENAIASLERAVEGLKADAAAANATAMQLIVFGLIGLFVVKAIQAGLANSALQSRYSKWLSDRSIGSGLTPQKFALAAALAALTYLTCSLKFGFPDQVPSLQTFPSDPQVQSSVAEAIKAWMASAAISSEWFFDSLVFGIRTVLDALETIFVETPWPVMGGFIILLTGLSAGWRAAIFTGAGLAYLGYLGFWDKSMKTLALLGTAACISITLGIPLGIACARNPRLYAFVRPVLDFMQTMPAFVYLIPVIAFFGTGKPAAIIATMIFGGSPVVRLTVLGLRGVPEHVREAAMAFGANKRYLLWKVDIPLAMPSIMAGINQTILLSLAMVVIASLIGAKGLGEDVLEALQYASEGQGILAGLAILVCAMILDRIIQGKRR from the coding sequence ATGACAGCTGTAACAGATCACATAGCCGTTCCCGCCGATACTTCCGCGGACAGCACCGTTAAGCAGTTTGTTTCGGTCAATGACGCTTATTATGAGGAACAGTTTAAGTCGATAGGTGACAAGCGCGGGTTCACCTTCACCTGGAACTGGGCGGCCTTCCTGCTCGGTTCCATTTGGTATGGCATGCGCAGCCTCTGGTCGTATTTCTTACCCTTTGTGGCACTGGAAACCTTAGCTGTTGTTCAACTCGCCCGAGGGATCTGGGGCGATCTAGGCGCGCCAATTTTGGCTCGGCTACCGGGCATCGAGGCAACACTCGAACAGCGTTACACTCAATTGGCCGAGGCGAAAGAAAATGCGCCCGACAAGGTTGCCGGTTTCGAGAACGCGATTGCGTCGCTTGAACGGGCCGTGGAAGGCCTCAAGGCGGATGCCGCTGCCGCAAACGCAACCGCAATGCAGCTTATTGTTTTTGGTTTGATCGGTCTTTTCGTCGTCAAAGCAATTCAGGCAGGTCTCGCAAACTCAGCCCTTCAATCACGCTATTCCAAATGGCTATCAGATCGGTCCATTGGCTCTGGATTGACCCCGCAAAAGTTTGCTTTGGCAGCCGCACTTGCCGCCCTCACCTATCTGACTTGCTCTTTGAAGTTCGGGTTCCCCGATCAGGTGCCGAGCCTGCAAACCTTTCCCTCAGACCCGCAAGTGCAGTCATCGGTCGCGGAAGCCATCAAGGCATGGATGGCAAGCGCGGCGATTTCTTCGGAGTGGTTTTTTGACAGTCTGGTCTTTGGTATTCGGACAGTCCTGGACGCCCTTGAGACTATCTTCGTTGAGACCCCATGGCCCGTCATGGGCGGGTTCATAATCCTGCTTACCGGTCTGTCAGCCGGTTGGAGGGCCGCGATATTCACCGGGGCGGGCCTTGCGTATCTCGGATATCTGGGCTTTTGGGACAAGAGCATGAAAACGCTGGCATTGCTCGGAACAGCTGCCTGCATTTCGATCACACTTGGTATTCCGCTCGGCATCGCCTGTGCACGCAATCCTCGCCTCTATGCCTTTGTGCGACCGGTCCTGGATTTCATGCAGACAATGCCGGCGTTTGTCTATCTTATCCCGGTTATCGCTTTCTTCGGCACCGGAAAGCCGGCCGCTATCATCGCAACAATGATCTTTGGCGGGTCTCCGGTGGTGCGCCTCACTGTTCTTGGCTTGCGGGGCGTGCCGGAACACGTTCGCGAAGCGGCAATGGCCTTTGGTGCGAACAAAAGGTACCTGCTTTGGAAGGTCGACATACCGCTCGCCATGCCGTCAATCATGGCAGGCATTAATCAGACGATTCTGCTGTCGCTCGCGATGGTTGTCATCGCTTCTCTGATTGGCGCAAAGGGGCTCGGAGAAGACGTGCTCGAAGCCTTGCAATATGCCTCGGAAGGACAAGGGATCCTTGCCGGCCTTGCGATCCTCGTCTGCGCCATGATCCTCGACCGCATCATTCAAGGAAAGAGAAGGTAA
- a CDS encoding amidohydrolase family protein — protein MTRAIFFGGKITTVDEAFQSPEAVAIADGKIVKVGTMADCETQAGEVAERVDLEGKFLLPGFIDAHSHPLWSAKTRGAPVVDIRAETVPSFEAVMGKIKRRVAASLPGEHLLFFGLDAQLHDGFEAPTREQLDDVAPNNPLGIQTSNCHALFMNSAGFDACGIDENTPTPTGSIIERHPCGKPSGKIAEAITWQAIETFYEAWGDDRLNDEFKASIEDFIQNGITTTTEHLYLPFYKAYYLSALKKGWPMPRIAAYQQAVTPDMNVDDMKVGEDRLWMAGVKIHADGSPFIGNIWLTEPYLENEVTLDRMDLRPGHTGGLNYPQEFFEKMVRNYVSQGWQMTIHTQGDRTIDMVLDLLESVLDETPKPDHRFRLEHCALMREDQVERAVKMGVLSSFFINHITHWGAPIEDVLFGPQRAAHYVPAGSAVKHGMRISLHADTPMTDPSCLELMKAAMTRRAGDGRCLGPEQCLDVEAALKAVTIDAAYQICKDDVLGSITPGKHADFVVLESDPLVTKPEELSDIKVLQTWLAGERVYDA, from the coding sequence GTGACCCGGGCGATTTTCTTCGGCGGCAAGATCACGACAGTGGATGAGGCGTTTCAATCGCCAGAAGCTGTCGCGATTGCAGATGGCAAAATCGTCAAGGTTGGGACCATGGCAGATTGTGAAACCCAGGCGGGCGAGGTAGCGGAGCGCGTCGATCTTGAGGGAAAGTTTCTCCTGCCCGGCTTCATCGATGCGCATTCGCATCCACTTTGGTCAGCCAAGACACGCGGCGCTCCTGTCGTAGATATCCGGGCAGAAACCGTTCCCTCGTTTGAAGCTGTTATGGGTAAGATCAAGCGCCGGGTCGCGGCAAGCCTACCGGGCGAGCATCTCCTTTTCTTCGGGTTGGACGCGCAGCTTCATGATGGGTTCGAAGCGCCGACGCGGGAGCAGTTGGATGACGTCGCGCCAAACAACCCTCTGGGTATTCAGACGTCCAATTGCCATGCGCTTTTTATGAACTCTGCCGGCTTTGACGCGTGCGGGATTGATGAAAACACCCCAACGCCGACCGGCTCGATTATTGAGCGCCATCCATGCGGCAAGCCAAGTGGTAAGATCGCCGAAGCAATTACGTGGCAAGCGATAGAGACATTTTATGAGGCCTGGGGCGATGATCGCCTGAATGACGAGTTCAAAGCCTCAATTGAGGATTTTATCCAAAACGGCATCACGACAACAACGGAACATCTCTATCTGCCGTTTTACAAAGCCTATTACCTCAGCGCGTTAAAGAAGGGCTGGCCAATGCCGCGCATTGCCGCCTACCAGCAAGCAGTCACGCCAGACATGAACGTTGATGACATGAAGGTTGGCGAGGACCGTCTTTGGATGGCTGGCGTAAAAATTCATGCGGACGGATCACCCTTCATTGGCAATATCTGGCTGACAGAGCCTTATCTTGAAAATGAGGTGACACTGGATCGCATGGACCTGCGTCCGGGCCATACTGGAGGATTGAATTACCCGCAGGAATTCTTCGAGAAGATGGTGCGAAACTACGTCAGCCAAGGCTGGCAAATGACCATCCATACGCAAGGCGACAGAACCATCGACATGGTTCTTGATCTACTGGAGAGCGTTCTTGACGAGACCCCCAAACCGGACCATCGGTTCAGGCTCGAACATTGCGCGTTGATGCGTGAGGATCAGGTTGAACGCGCCGTAAAGATGGGTGTTCTTTCAAGCTTCTTCATAAATCATATCACTCATTGGGGCGCACCCATCGAAGACGTTTTGTTCGGACCGCAACGCGCTGCTCATTACGTCCCGGCCGGCAGTGCCGTTAAGCATGGAATGCGCATTTCCTTACACGCTGATACGCCGATGACAGATCCATCATGTCTTGAGCTGATGAAAGCCGCAATGACCCGGCGCGCTGGGGATGGACGCTGTCTTGGTCCGGAGCAGTGTCTTGATGTCGAAGCCGCGTTGAAAGCGGTGACCATCGATGCCGCGTACCAGATTTGCAAGGACGATGTGCTTGGATCGATCACGCCTGGAAAACATGCCGACTTTGTTGTCCTGGAAAGTGATCCGCTTGTGACAAAGCCGGAGGAATTATCGGACATAAAAGTGCTCCAGACCTGGCTGGCTGGCGAGAGGGTTTATGATGCATGA